Proteins from a genomic interval of Brachybacterium vulturis:
- a CDS encoding TetR family transcriptional regulator yields the protein MGRDEDQEHSSIERIRDAAIGLFGEHGFRATSLKSIAAEAGVSQALIIHHYGSKQVLRTACDQHVTDQVRSRKSETIGGTPGGGPLAIMHQLQDAPRLLRYLTRALTEGGEHTAELIDDMLEDALEYMDSGERAGMILPSQYRRDRAAVLLLWSLGALTLHEHVSRLLGVDFLSGGGSPESLSRYFRPVLELYSQGLLTTQSADELLAALPDDPPAARPTSDEEH from the coding sequence GTGGGACGTGACGAGGACCAGGAGCACAGCAGCATCGAGCGGATCCGGGACGCGGCGATCGGGCTGTTCGGCGAGCACGGGTTCCGTGCGACGTCGCTGAAGTCCATCGCGGCCGAGGCCGGGGTGTCCCAGGCGCTGATCATCCATCACTACGGGAGCAAGCAGGTCCTCCGCACCGCCTGCGATCAGCACGTCACGGACCAGGTCCGCTCACGCAAGAGCGAGACGATCGGCGGCACACCGGGCGGCGGCCCCTTGGCCATCATGCACCAGTTGCAGGACGCGCCGCGGCTGCTGCGCTATCTCACCCGTGCCCTGACCGAGGGCGGCGAGCACACCGCGGAGCTGATCGACGACATGCTCGAGGACGCCCTCGAGTACATGGACAGCGGCGAGCGCGCCGGAATGATCCTGCCCAGCCAGTACCGCCGTGATCGCGCCGCGGTGCTGCTGCTGTGGTCCCTCGGCGCCCTGACCCTGCACGAGCACGTCTCGCGACTGCTCGGCGTCGACTTCCTCTCCGGCGGCGGCTCCCCGGAGTCGCTCAGCCGCTACTTCCGGCCGGTCCTCGAGCTCTACTCGCAGGGCCTGCTCACCACGCAGAGCGCCGACGAGCTGCTCGCCGCTCTGCCGGACGATCCCCCCGCAGCCCGTCCCACCTCTGACGAGGAGCACTGA
- a CDS encoding LLM class flavin-dependent oxidoreductase, translating to MRAFGFLSFGHYGGSPAQGGLSARQMLHDAIDISVGADELGVNGACFRVHHFAQQSASPMPLLSAVAARTQRIEVGTGVIDMRYENPLYFAEEAAALDLIADGRVALGVSRGSPEPADRGWEAFGYTGSTDPRGADIAREKFEVFLRAIQGEGMARAAKQPDMSHAAPGSDLRIEPHSPELIRRIWWGAGSRETAEQTGRQGLNLMSSTLLTEATGASFGDLQAEQIERYRSAWREAGHTHAPRVSVSRSVFPIVTEQDRMLFGLRPGDGADQIGIIDGHRSTFGRTYTGEPDQLIEQLQADAAVQAADTLMLTIPSQAGVELNLHILETFAEHVAPALGWKPNTEGPVQGDPVA from the coding sequence ATGCGTGCCTTCGGATTCCTCAGCTTCGGCCACTACGGCGGCAGCCCCGCCCAGGGCGGGCTCAGTGCCCGGCAGATGCTTCACGACGCGATCGACATCTCCGTCGGCGCCGACGAGCTGGGCGTGAACGGCGCCTGCTTCCGGGTCCACCACTTCGCCCAGCAGTCCGCCTCCCCGATGCCGCTGCTCTCGGCGGTCGCCGCGCGCACGCAGCGGATCGAGGTGGGCACCGGCGTGATCGACATGCGCTACGAGAACCCGCTGTACTTCGCCGAGGAGGCCGCAGCGCTGGACCTCATCGCCGACGGTCGGGTGGCGCTCGGCGTCTCCCGCGGCAGCCCCGAACCCGCGGACCGCGGCTGGGAGGCCTTCGGCTATACCGGCTCGACCGACCCCCGCGGTGCGGACATCGCCCGAGAGAAGTTCGAGGTCTTCCTGCGAGCCATCCAGGGAGAGGGCATGGCCCGCGCGGCAAAGCAGCCCGACATGTCCCACGCCGCGCCGGGCTCCGATCTGCGCATCGAGCCCCACTCCCCCGAGCTGATCCGCCGGATCTGGTGGGGCGCGGGCTCTCGAGAGACGGCCGAGCAGACCGGTCGTCAGGGCCTGAACCTCATGAGCTCGACCCTGCTCACCGAGGCGACCGGTGCCTCCTTCGGCGACCTCCAGGCCGAGCAGATCGAGCGCTATCGCAGCGCCTGGCGCGAGGCCGGGCACACCCACGCCCCGCGGGTGTCGGTCTCCCGCAGCGTGTTCCCGATCGTCACCGAGCAGGACCGGATGCTGTTCGGCCTGCGCCCCGGTGACGGCGCGGACCAGATCGGCATCATCGATGGGCACCGCTCCACCTTCGGTCGCACCTACACCGGCGAGCCCGACCAGCTCATCGAGCAGCTGCAGGCCGACGCCGCGGTCCAGGCCGCCGACACCCTCATGCTCACCATCCCCTCGCAGGCCGGGGTCGAGCTGAACCTGCACATCCTGGAGACCTTCGCGGAGCACGTCGCCCCGGCACTGGGCTGGAAGCCCAACACCGAAGGCCCCGTACAGGGCGACCCGGTGGCCTGA